In Pseudomonas fakonensis, one DNA window encodes the following:
- a CDS encoding recombinase family protein, whose protein sequence is MQVVAYARMSTDDQCLSVGGQFAAVKIAAETHGWEIVAQFTDEGVSGAIDPQDRPQCRLALAMAKGLNCPVVVHRIDRLTRDHAHFVTLQKKYTFIEAEDVHSSGLLRNIKSLLAEEELLKIRARTKAGLAELKNLAANGDTAAREKIARRDAGRAKAWAVGNGAAVIAKKINADTRADAIAHHIKACLYDGCSSLAAIAQCLNSKGVTTARGSAFRPMTVSRLMARLGLSFATGD, encoded by the coding sequence ATGCAGGTAGTGGCCTACGCAAGGATGAGTACAGACGATCAGTGCTTGTCAGTCGGTGGTCAGTTCGCCGCCGTCAAAATCGCAGCCGAGACGCACGGTTGGGAGATTGTCGCTCAGTTCACTGATGAGGGCGTATCAGGCGCCATCGACCCTCAGGATCGCCCGCAGTGCCGCCTAGCACTCGCAATGGCGAAAGGCCTGAACTGTCCAGTTGTCGTGCACCGGATCGACCGCCTCACACGGGATCACGCCCACTTCGTAACCTTGCAGAAGAAATACACCTTTATCGAAGCAGAGGATGTTCATAGCAGTGGTCTGCTGCGAAACATCAAGTCGCTACTTGCCGAGGAAGAGCTGCTGAAGATCCGTGCTCGTACGAAGGCTGGACTGGCTGAGTTGAAGAACCTTGCCGCCAATGGTGATACCGCTGCCCGAGAGAAGATCGCCCGCCGTGATGCAGGTCGTGCGAAGGCGTGGGCAGTTGGCAATGGTGCCGCCGTGATAGCAAAGAAAATTAATGCAGACACCAGGGCAGACGCTATCGCTCACCATATCAAGGCCTGCCTGTACGATGGCTGCTCCTCGCTTGCCGCTATCGCTCAATGCCTTAATTCAAAGGGCGTGACGACGGCACGGGGTAGTGCATTTCGACCCATGACGGTATCCCGCCTGATGGCCCGCCTCGGGTTATCCTTCGCCACCGGCGACTGA
- a CDS encoding site-specific integrase produces MAYIIRREAVYYLNLKLPKHLFPRCHTLRLSLNIRHRQSALFIAASIAQRLHSHLSEHPLEDLRTLRALCSQWRDVTPQPAVQSSPRKPTEPAAITRADGPTLASLSKLYIEEGKRGGTWRQGSVEEVERALSDLFELMGDMPSEAFDVQQARLLKERLSRCPQYFGLRPEFKGKTLKQVVESGSTYKTITAVTVNNRLRKLTAFMNWCKTNGYMTDNPLAGMKVMAGSAKEARLSFDRTDLVVLLNKENLRQEARKHPWRYWLPFLGRATGCRLEELCQLRVDDFIEQQGIQCIRIDDSREGQNLKNASSRRVLPLHPALIDLGLLTYVESVRATGSDRLFLELEAVRGKLGHAPSKWFGRYKLKHSITDPRKTFHSFRHTLIDDLRDAGVQDSLIKRIAGHEDGAVTFSIYGSRSPLKAMLEALTQIEL; encoded by the coding sequence ATGGCCTACATCATCAGGCGCGAAGCCGTCTATTACCTGAATCTCAAGCTGCCCAAGCACCTCTTCCCGAGGTGTCACACTTTGCGTCTGAGCCTAAACATCAGGCACCGGCAGAGCGCCCTGTTCATTGCCGCATCCATTGCTCAACGCCTGCATAGCCACCTGAGCGAACACCCTCTTGAAGACCTCAGGACGCTACGAGCGCTGTGCTCACAGTGGCGGGACGTTACCCCCCAACCTGCTGTCCAGAGCTCCCCTCGGAAGCCTACAGAGCCTGCTGCAATCACGAGAGCTGACGGCCCTACCCTCGCCTCTCTGTCGAAGCTCTATATAGAGGAAGGCAAACGGGGTGGTACATGGCGGCAGGGCAGCGTCGAGGAGGTGGAGCGTGCATTGTCCGATCTGTTCGAGCTGATGGGCGATATGCCCTCTGAAGCCTTCGACGTACAGCAAGCCCGACTGCTGAAAGAACGACTCAGCCGCTGCCCCCAGTACTTCGGCTTACGGCCAGAGTTCAAAGGAAAGACTTTGAAGCAGGTAGTGGAGTCGGGCAGCACGTACAAAACCATCACCGCCGTCACCGTGAACAACCGGCTGCGGAAGCTCACCGCCTTCATGAACTGGTGCAAGACGAACGGGTACATGACCGACAACCCACTTGCAGGGATGAAGGTGATGGCTGGATCAGCGAAAGAAGCACGGCTGTCGTTCGACCGTACCGACCTCGTGGTACTGCTCAACAAAGAGAATCTACGGCAGGAAGCCCGCAAGCACCCTTGGCGATACTGGTTGCCATTCTTGGGACGAGCCACTGGCTGTCGGCTGGAAGAATTATGCCAACTGCGGGTGGATGACTTTATCGAACAGCAAGGCATCCAGTGCATCCGCATTGATGACAGCCGTGAAGGCCAGAACCTCAAGAATGCCAGCAGCCGTCGTGTGCTCCCCCTGCACCCTGCCCTTATTGATCTTGGTCTGCTCACGTACGTCGAGTCAGTAAGAGCGACTGGATCTGATCGCCTGTTCCTCGAACTAGAAGCGGTGCGAGGGAAGCTGGGCCATGCCCCCTCGAAGTGGTTTGGGCGTTACAAGCTGAAGCACAGCATCACCGACCCAAGGAAGACGTTCCACAGCTTCCGTCACACACTGATTGATGACCTGCGTGATGCGGGGGTGCAAGACTCGCTCATCAAGCGGATCGCTGGCCATGAGGATGGGGCAGTGACGTTCAGCATCTACGGCAGTCGCAGCCCCCTTAAGGCAATGCTGGAAGCGTTAACGCAAATCGAGCTGTAG
- a CDS encoding KilA-N domain-containing protein, translating into MSKVVKLDDHRDNAVVIDGVVIRQDEEGRYCLNDFHRAAGGEERHSPNRWKRNGGSAELVEELERQNWRSKAVEVRRGRAGGVYAAKELVYAYAMWVSPSYNLKVIRAYDRLATQGVAVHDNAAEDLLANPLKYIQALMGQAQTLVDENSKLNLKIVRDKPKVEFHDAVKASEKCRTMLEVANKYGIGRTKLFNFLRENEVLRTAEFSPPYQRFIDSGHFEVDPRFFKKNGKFVHYTQTMVTGKGEIYIGKLLRKAGLVGTGE; encoded by the coding sequence TTGAGTAAAGTTGTAAAGCTGGACGATCACCGAGACAACGCAGTCGTGATCGACGGCGTGGTGATCCGACAGGACGAAGAGGGGCGATACTGCCTGAACGACTTCCACCGGGCTGCCGGTGGGGAGGAACGCCATTCCCCGAATCGGTGGAAGCGTAACGGCGGGTCGGCAGAGCTGGTGGAAGAGTTAGAGCGCCAAAACTGGCGTTCAAAAGCAGTCGAGGTCCGCAGGGGCCGAGCTGGTGGCGTCTACGCCGCGAAGGAGCTGGTCTACGCCTACGCCATGTGGGTAAGCCCCTCGTACAACCTGAAGGTGATCCGTGCCTACGACAGGCTGGCCACCCAGGGTGTCGCGGTGCACGACAACGCTGCCGAGGATCTGCTGGCCAACCCGCTGAAGTACATCCAGGCGCTGATGGGCCAAGCCCAGACGCTGGTGGATGAGAACTCGAAGCTGAACCTGAAGATCGTTCGAGACAAACCGAAGGTTGAGTTCCATGACGCTGTGAAGGCTTCAGAGAAGTGCCGCACCATGCTGGAAGTTGCAAACAAGTACGGCATTGGTCGAACCAAGCTCTTCAACTTCCTGCGAGAGAACGAAGTTCTGCGTACTGCCGAGTTTAGCCCGCCGTATCAGCGCTTCATTGATTCAGGCCACTTCGAAGTAGACCCAAGGTTCTTCAAGAAGAACGGCAAGTTTGTGCACTACACCCAGACCATGGTAACTGGCAAGGGTGAAATCTACATCGGCAAGCTGCTGCGTAAAGCTGGGCTAGTAGGGACTGGTGAATAA
- the zipA gene encoding cell division protein ZipA yields the protein MEIGLREWLIVIGIIVIAGILFDGWRRMRGGKGKLKFRLDRSYANVPDDEGSAEVLGPSRVLETQKEPELDETDLPSVSAPAREREREREAKPAKPKRGKRNNSEPQQGDLNLASEQREPDLFADSDEDFAADNSRNSGFAATGNAAKDLPPVEEVLVISVISRDENGFKGPALLQNILESGLRFGEMDIFHRHESMAGHGEVLFSMANAVKPGVFDLDDIDHFSTRAVSFFLGLPGPRHPKQAFDVMVAAARKLAHELNGELKDDQRSVLTAQTIEHYRQRIVEFERRALTQKR from the coding sequence ATGGAAATCGGTCTGCGCGAGTGGCTGATCGTCATCGGCATCATTGTCATCGCCGGTATTCTTTTTGATGGCTGGCGCCGCATGCGTGGCGGCAAGGGCAAGCTGAAGTTCCGCCTGGACCGCAGCTACGCCAACGTGCCGGACGACGAAGGCAGCGCCGAGGTGCTCGGCCCGTCCCGCGTGCTGGAAACGCAAAAAGAACCTGAGCTGGACGAGACCGACCTGCCGTCGGTGAGCGCCCCTGCCCGTGAACGCGAGCGTGAGCGCGAAGCCAAGCCGGCCAAGCCCAAGCGCGGCAAGCGCAACAACAGCGAACCGCAACAGGGCGACCTGAACCTGGCCTCCGAACAGCGCGAGCCCGACCTGTTCGCCGACAGCGATGAGGACTTCGCCGCCGATAACAGCCGCAACAGCGGCTTCGCCGCCACTGGCAACGCCGCCAAGGACCTGCCGCCGGTGGAAGAGGTGCTGGTGATCAGCGTCATTTCCCGCGACGAGAACGGTTTCAAGGGCCCGGCCCTGCTGCAGAACATTCTGGAAAGTGGCCTGCGCTTCGGCGAAATGGACATCTTCCACCGCCACGAAAGCATGGCCGGCCACGGCGAAGTGCTGTTTTCCATGGCCAACGCGGTCAAGCCCGGCGTGTTCGACCTGGACGACATCGACCATTTCAGCACCCGTGCGGTGAGCTTCTTCCTCGGCCTGCCTGGCCCGCGTCACCCCAAGCAGGCGTTCGACGTGATGGTCGCCGCCGCCCGCAAGCTCGCCCACGAGCTCAACGGTGAACTGAAGGACGACCAGCGCAGCGTGCTGACTGCTCAGACCATCGAGCACTACCGCCAGCGCATCGTCGAGTTCGAGCGCCGCGCGCTGACCCAGAAGCGCTAA
- the ligA gene encoding NAD-dependent DNA ligase LigA has product MTAETRIHALRAELDQHNYRYYVLDEPSVPDAEYDRLFNELKALEAEHPHLVTPDSPTQRVGGAALSAFSQVRHEVPMLSLGNAFEEDDLRDFGRRVNEGLDLPAGDLFAAGDAVDYSCEPKLDGLAVSLLYRDGQLVQGATRGDGTTGEDISANVRTVRNIPLKLQGEGWPAVLEVRGEVYMSKAGFERLNAAQAEAGGKTFANPRNAAAGSLRQLDSKITASRPLEFCCYGIGQVSEPFGDSHIGILEKLKAWGMPISRELRHAAGIEECLAYYRDIGARRNELPYEIDGVVFKVNSLASQRELGFRAREPRWAIAHKFPAMEELTEVLDVEFQVGRTGAVTPVARLKPVKVAGVTVSNATLHNMDEIARLGLRIGDTVIIRRAGDVIPQVMQVVLDRRPGGARPVQVPSACPVCGSQVERTQLVKRSKGKETTSEGAVYRCVGRLSCAAQLKQAIIHYVSRRAMDIDGLGEKSVEQLVDEGLIRSPADLYKLQFEQIVGLEGFAEVSSNKLLAAIEASKRPTLARFIYALGIPDVGEETAKVLARSLGSLARVQVALPQVLTYLPDIGLEVAYEIHNFFEDPHNQDVIKALLAAGMQLQDEGELAAEFAASTTLAGMLAKLDIPSVGPTGAEKLVDKLGTLDKIIAADGIDLRQALAAKQAEGVREFFKVEANQQLARAIEAQLLEFGMHWSCEKKTAEGLPLAGQTWVLTGTLERMSRDVAKEKLESLGAKVAGSVSGKTHCVVAGPGAGSKLAKANELGVKVLDEEQFVAFMAGQGISL; this is encoded by the coding sequence ATGACCGCCGAAACCCGAATCCACGCACTGCGCGCCGAACTCGACCAGCACAACTACCGCTATTACGTGCTCGACGAACCCAGCGTGCCCGACGCCGAATACGACCGGCTGTTCAACGAGCTCAAGGCCCTGGAGGCCGAGCACCCGCACCTGGTTACCCCCGACTCGCCCACCCAGCGCGTGGGCGGCGCGGCGTTGTCGGCGTTCAGCCAGGTGCGCCACGAAGTCCCCATGCTCAGCCTGGGCAACGCCTTCGAAGAAGACGACCTGCGCGATTTCGGCCGCCGGGTGAACGAGGGCCTCGACCTGCCCGCCGGCGACCTGTTCGCAGCAGGCGATGCGGTGGACTACAGCTGCGAGCCCAAGCTCGACGGCCTGGCGGTGAGCCTGCTGTACCGCGACGGCCAGCTGGTGCAGGGCGCCACCCGTGGCGACGGCACCACCGGCGAGGATATCAGCGCCAACGTGCGCACCGTGCGCAACATCCCGCTCAAGTTGCAGGGCGAGGGCTGGCCGGCAGTGCTCGAGGTGCGTGGCGAGGTGTACATGAGCAAGGCCGGTTTCGAACGCCTCAATGCCGCCCAGGCCGAGGCCGGCGGCAAGACCTTCGCCAACCCGCGCAACGCCGCCGCCGGCAGCCTGCGCCAGCTGGACTCGAAGATCACCGCCAGCCGCCCGCTGGAGTTCTGCTGCTACGGCATCGGCCAGGTGTCCGAGCCGTTCGGCGACAGCCACATCGGCATCCTCGAAAAGCTCAAGGCCTGGGGCATGCCCATCAGCCGCGAGCTGCGCCATGCCGCCGGTATCGAAGAGTGCCTGGCCTACTACCGCGACATCGGCGCCCGGCGCAACGAGCTGCCCTACGAGATCGACGGCGTGGTGTTCAAGGTCAACAGCCTGGCCTCCCAGCGCGAGCTGGGCTTCCGCGCCCGCGAGCCGCGCTGGGCCATCGCCCACAAGTTCCCGGCCATGGAAGAGCTGACCGAGGTGCTCGACGTCGAGTTTCAGGTCGGCCGTACCGGCGCCGTCACCCCGGTGGCGCGCCTCAAGCCTGTGAAGGTGGCCGGCGTGACCGTGTCCAACGCCACCCTGCACAACATGGATGAGATCGCCCGCCTGGGCCTGCGCATCGGCGACACGGTAATCATCCGCCGTGCCGGCGACGTGATCCCGCAGGTGATGCAGGTGGTGCTCGACCGCCGCCCCGGGGGCGCGCGCCCGGTGCAGGTGCCCAGCGCCTGCCCGGTGTGCGGCTCGCAGGTCGAGCGCACCCAGCTGGTCAAACGCAGCAAAGGCAAGGAAACCACCAGCGAAGGCGCGGTGTACCGCTGCGTCGGCCGCCTGAGCTGCGCCGCGCAGCTCAAGCAGGCGATCATCCACTACGTGTCGCGCCGCGCCATGGACATCGACGGCCTGGGCGAAAAAAGCGTCGAGCAGTTGGTGGACGAAGGCCTGATTCGCTCGCCGGCCGACCTGTACAAGTTGCAGTTCGAGCAGATCGTCGGCCTGGAAGGCTTCGCCGAGGTGTCCAGCAACAAGCTGCTGGCTGCCATCGAGGCCAGCAAGCGCCCGACCCTGGCGCGCTTCATCTACGCCCTGGGCATCCCCGATGTGGGCGAGGAGACCGCCAAGGTGCTGGCGCGCTCCCTGGGCAGCCTGGCACGGGTGCAGGTGGCGTTGCCACAGGTGCTCACCTACCTGCCGGATATCGGCCTGGAAGTGGCGTACGAGATCCACAACTTCTTCGAAGACCCGCATAACCAGGACGTCATCAAAGCGCTGCTGGCCGCTGGCATGCAGTTGCAGGATGAAGGCGAGCTGGCCGCAGAATTCGCCGCCAGCACCACCCTGGCCGGCATGCTGGCCAAGCTCGATATCCCCTCAGTGGGCCCCACCGGTGCGGAAAAGCTGGTAGACAAGCTCGGCACCCTGGACAAGATCATCGCCGCTGACGGCATCGACCTGCGCCAGGCCCTGGCCGCCAAGCAGGCCGAAGGCGTGCGCGAGTTCTTCAAGGTCGAGGCCAACCAGCAGTTGGCTCGCGCCATCGAAGCCCAACTGCTCGAGTTCGGCATGCACTGGTCGTGCGAGAAGAAAACCGCCGAAGGCCTGCCCCTGGCCGGGCAGACCTGGGTGCTCACCGGCACCCTGGAGCGCATGAGCCGCGATGTGGCCAAGGAGAAGCTGGAAAGCCTGGGTGCGAAAGTGGCCGGCTCCGTGTCGGGCAAGACCCACTGCGTGGTCGCCGGCCCCGGCGCCGGCTCCAAGCTGGCCAAGGCCAACGAGCTGGGGGTGAAGGTGCTGGATGAAGAACAGTTCGTTGCCTTCATGGCGGGGCAGGGTATCAGCCTGTAG
- a CDS encoding ATP-binding protein, translating to MAVRKEAFERFFTHHPDQHLLASSLDEAFDVTFGNQHGGQFVWLCEPKELVKERFGLLKEVIVLYSPHRRTDARTLTNLENFSASPDFRHRVDKVVAIIIHEGDSAITEELVKGTNDWVIVSIQAEELRNAKRGNFFIRSKLAERIGLFDLFGMSSPIKHDKYFYGRDPLVQEVIQRIAVRKENSGIFGLRKTGKTSVLYAIQRRLSDKGVLIEYIDCHGPGVYGMRWWQLLQEIAGRLISAIHAKHKLTIRDEGVYDQLNASNSFNHLVKRILGFGAVTQIALLLDEIEFITPTLSNALGQHWDDDYVPFWQTIRSLSQEVAGGIVFVVAGVNPSSVEQSHFNHIPNPIFQLAVPYYLEVLDRSDVRDMVRSIGKYSGFSFDEQVYGYLQRVYGGHPYLIRLACSEVSKSLDHVSAESKMQIVEADFSSKNSAIRNRISQPIKDILLSLVWWYPDEYDLLSVLADGDRAFFLEFLSDAPEKAMQFVRYGLVHEHSGDFAIRDLRDFLNEYGEAYKKVISPFKRGDLPLEVLPQEPELPDLAVLFEKRTEVEVALRKYVIMVLGFKFGFDDKLISEQIIKGLKPRNGSVDQSQLFVGRRPQDAINELFLSDLKPLFRSNWGDFGPTFEKKQDRFEMNMDTINIARRYEAHAKPVPKIDKDEFLNSYSWFTTRLSRVPGLM from the coding sequence ATGGCAGTAAGAAAAGAAGCATTTGAACGTTTTTTTACTCACCACCCAGATCAACACCTCTTGGCTTCTTCACTCGACGAAGCTTTCGATGTGACTTTTGGTAATCAGCATGGTGGCCAGTTTGTTTGGCTGTGCGAACCGAAAGAGTTGGTGAAGGAACGATTTGGTCTCCTGAAAGAAGTTATTGTCCTTTACTCTCCCCATCGTAGGACTGATGCCCGCACTCTGACTAATCTGGAAAACTTTTCAGCATCTCCTGATTTCAGGCATAGGGTTGACAAGGTTGTTGCAATAATTATACATGAGGGTGACTCCGCCATTACTGAAGAGCTGGTTAAAGGGACTAATGATTGGGTCATTGTCTCGATTCAGGCGGAGGAACTGAGGAATGCGAAGAGAGGAAATTTCTTCATTAGGTCTAAGTTGGCCGAAAGGATTGGTTTGTTTGATCTTTTTGGTATGTCTTCACCTATTAAGCACGATAAGTACTTTTATGGTCGTGATCCGTTGGTTCAAGAAGTTATCCAGCGTATTGCTGTGAGGAAAGAGAACTCGGGAATTTTTGGCCTCAGAAAGACAGGAAAGACCTCGGTATTGTACGCTATTCAGCGTCGCCTTAGTGATAAGGGGGTGCTTATTGAATATATAGACTGCCATGGGCCTGGGGTCTATGGTATGCGCTGGTGGCAGTTGTTACAAGAAATTGCAGGTAGGCTTATTTCTGCTATACATGCGAAGCACAAGCTGACGATACGTGATGAAGGTGTATATGATCAGCTAAATGCATCTAATAGCTTCAACCATCTGGTTAAGCGTATATTGGGCTTTGGGGCTGTAACCCAAATCGCATTACTGCTTGATGAGATTGAGTTTATAACACCAACCCTCAGCAATGCTCTTGGTCAGCATTGGGATGACGATTATGTGCCATTCTGGCAAACAATAAGGTCGCTGTCTCAAGAAGTGGCAGGCGGGATAGTGTTCGTCGTGGCTGGTGTTAACCCATCTAGTGTGGAGCAGTCTCACTTTAATCATATTCCAAATCCTATATTCCAGCTTGCTGTTCCCTATTATCTGGAAGTTTTAGATCGATCTGATGTGCGTGATATGGTTCGTTCTATAGGAAAGTACTCCGGCTTTTCATTCGATGAACAAGTATATGGTTATCTTCAGAGGGTTTACGGCGGGCACCCGTATTTAATCAGGTTGGCGTGTAGTGAGGTCAGTAAATCGCTTGATCATGTGTCTGCCGAATCGAAGATGCAGATTGTTGAAGCTGACTTCTCCTCAAAAAATAGTGCTATCCGAAATCGTATTTCACAGCCTATAAAGGATATCCTTCTCTCGCTAGTCTGGTGGTATCCAGATGAATATGACTTGCTATCAGTTCTAGCTGATGGGGATAGGGCGTTCTTCTTGGAGTTTCTTTCTGATGCGCCCGAGAAGGCTATGCAGTTTGTGCGGTACGGTCTGGTGCATGAGCACTCTGGGGATTTTGCTATTCGCGATTTGCGAGATTTCCTGAATGAATATGGTGAGGCTTATAAAAAGGTCATTTCTCCTTTCAAACGAGGAGATTTGCCGTTAGAAGTCTTGCCACAAGAGCCAGAACTTCCTGATCTTGCTGTGCTGTTTGAGAAGCGTACAGAGGTGGAAGTTGCCCTTCGTAAGTATGTGATTATGGTTTTAGGTTTCAAGTTTGGCTTTGATGATAAGCTGATTTCTGAGCAAATCATTAAGGGGTTAAAGCCTCGGAATGGTAGTGTAGACCAAAGTCAGTTATTTGTTGGGCGCAGACCTCAAGATGCTATCAATGAACTGTTTCTTTCAGATTTGAAACCACTGTTCAGGTCTAACTGGGGTGATTTCGGTCCTACATTTGAGAAGAAGCAAGATCGTTTCGAAATGAATATGGATACCATCAATATTGCAAGGCGTTATGAAGCGCACGCTAAGCCTGTTCCGAAGATAGACAAAGACGAGTTCCTTAATAGCTATTCATGGTTTACGACTAGGTTAAGCCGCGTGCCGGGTTTAATGTAA